In the genome of Xanthobacteraceae bacterium, one region contains:
- a CDS encoding benzoate-CoA ligase family protein yields the protein MSSLEAIAARRAYNAAADFVDANVAHGRGAKIAFKEGPRALTYGDLQKDSCRFASGLYALGFEREARVAMLALDVLEFPIAFWGAIRAGIVPIPLNTLLNTEQYGYMLEDSRVQALVVSDALAKVVEPIIGKLPALRAVIVIGDPNSISTGSVRKIPFADVLAKGKPEVWTAPTISDEVAFWLYSSGSTGAPKGTKHVHSSLMFTARSYGEQVLGIREDDVVYSAAKLFFAYGLGNAMSFPMAVGATTILLPARPTPDAVFDIMKREQPTIFYGVPTLYAALVADKNMGKGAGSGRLRMCVSAGEALPAHVGESWKQKTGVDILDGIGSTEMLHIFLSNRPGEIRYGTSGKAVPGYDAKILDEHGKECGTDEIGELVVRGASSAEGYWNQREKSRRTFAGEWTYTGDKYVRDADGFLRCCGRTDDMFKVSGIWVSPLEVEAALISHEAILEAAVIGREDDDGLLKPKAYIVLKQGFTSDDALFEALRSHVKDKAGPWKYPRWIDVKTELPKTATGKIQRFKLRDEDAVKAS from the coding sequence ATGAGCAGCCTCGAAGCCATCGCGGCAAGGCGGGCCTATAACGCCGCAGCCGATTTCGTCGATGCGAATGTAGCGCACGGACGCGGTGCGAAGATCGCGTTCAAGGAAGGTCCGCGCGCGCTAACCTACGGCGATTTGCAAAAGGATAGCTGCCGCTTCGCCAGCGGCCTGTATGCCCTCGGCTTCGAACGCGAAGCGCGCGTCGCGATGCTGGCGCTCGACGTGCTGGAATTTCCGATCGCCTTCTGGGGCGCGATCCGCGCGGGCATCGTACCGATCCCGCTCAACACGCTGCTCAATACCGAACAGTACGGCTACATGCTCGAAGACAGCCGGGTGCAGGCGCTGGTCGTTTCGGATGCGCTCGCGAAAGTGGTGGAGCCGATCATCGGCAAACTGCCCGCGTTGCGCGCCGTCATCGTGATCGGCGACCCGAACTCGATTTCGACGGGCAGCGTGCGGAAGATCCCGTTCGCGGACGTGCTGGCGAAGGGAAAACCGGAAGTCTGGACCGCACCGACGATTTCCGACGAGGTCGCGTTCTGGCTCTATTCGTCCGGCTCGACCGGGGCGCCAAAGGGCACCAAGCACGTTCATTCGAGTTTGATGTTTACCGCGCGCTCCTATGGCGAACAGGTGCTCGGGATCCGCGAGGACGATGTCGTCTATTCCGCGGCGAAGCTGTTCTTCGCCTATGGCCTTGGCAACGCCATGAGCTTTCCGATGGCGGTCGGCGCGACCACGATCCTGCTTCCCGCGCGACCGACGCCGGATGCCGTATTCGACATCATGAAGCGCGAACAGCCGACGATTTTCTACGGCGTGCCGACGCTCTACGCCGCGTTGGTCGCCGACAAGAACATGGGCAAGGGCGCGGGTTCCGGGCGGCTGCGCATGTGCGTTTCCGCAGGCGAAGCGCTGCCCGCGCATGTCGGCGAAAGCTGGAAGCAGAAAACCGGCGTCGACATTCTCGACGGCATCGGCTCAACCGAGATGCTGCACATCTTTCTCAGCAATCGGCCCGGTGAAATCCGCTACGGCACGTCCGGCAAGGCGGTGCCGGGCTATGACGCGAAAATCCTCGACGAACACGGCAAGGAATGCGGCACCGACGAGATCGGCGAACTGGTCGTGCGTGGCGCTTCTTCCGCCGAGGGCTACTGGAACCAGCGCGAGAAATCGCGCCGCACCTTCGCGGGCGAATGGACCTATACCGGCGACAAATACGTGCGCGATGCGGATGGTTTTCTCCGCTGCTGCGGACGCACCGACGACATGTTCAAGGTAAGCGGCATCTGGGTTTCGCCGCTGGAAGTCGAGGCCGCGCTGATCTCGCACGAAGCGATCCTGGAGGCCGCCGTAATCGGCCGCGAGGACGACGACGGATTGCTGAAGCCGAAAGCCTATATCGTGCTCAAGCAGGGCTTCACGTCGGACGACGCGCTGTTCGAGGCGTTGCGCTCGCACGTCAAGGACAAGGCGGGGCCGTGGAAATATCCGCGCTGGATCGACGTGAAAACCGAACTTCCCAAAACCGCGACCGGAAAAATCCAGCGCTTCAAGCTGCGCGACGAAGACGCCGTGAAGGCTTCGTAA
- a CDS encoding helix-turn-helix transcriptional regulator, with amino-acid sequence MARNRSDGPARKEKELPSEDFLAQLGERVRTTRARRAMSRKVLARQSKVSERYLAQLELGKGNCSIVLLRRIAKAMGVPVAELIDDRPEREVEHVLLEQLIDRLSPVERKEARDLLLSRFGGPSREDRRGRVAMIGLRGGGKSTLGKLLATELGIPFVELDREIEKLSGMALSEIFEMFGQPTYRRFEREALEKVLADNPRFVLATGGSLVTEPATYELLLTSCFTVWVRTGPDQHMNRVIEQGDLRPMAENAKAMDDLVSILRSREPLYAKADRVLDTAGRKPEQSLRELTSLIDYPKAVTSRRSA; translated from the coding sequence ATGGCCCGCAACCGCTCCGACGGTCCCGCACGGAAAGAAAAAGAACTGCCGAGCGAGGATTTTCTCGCCCAGCTCGGCGAGCGTGTGCGCACCACGCGGGCGCGCCGCGCCATGTCGCGGAAAGTCCTCGCGCGGCAATCGAAAGTGTCGGAGCGCTATCTGGCGCAACTCGAACTCGGCAAGGGCAACTGCTCCATCGTGTTGCTGCGCCGGATCGCGAAGGCGATGGGCGTGCCGGTGGCCGAACTGATCGACGACCGGCCCGAACGTGAAGTCGAGCACGTACTCCTCGAACAACTGATCGACCGCCTCTCGCCCGTCGAGCGCAAGGAAGCGCGCGACCTGCTGCTGTCGCGCTTCGGCGGGCCGAGCCGCGAGGATCGTCGCGGGCGTGTCGCGATGATCGGATTGCGCGGCGGCGGCAAGTCTACGCTCGGTAAATTGCTCGCAACCGAACTCGGTATTCCTTTCGTCGAGCTTGACCGCGAGATCGAGAAACTGAGCGGCATGGCGCTCTCGGAAATCTTCGAGATGTTCGGGCAGCCGACCTATCGCCGTTTCGAGCGCGAGGCGCTGGAAAAAGTTCTCGCGGATAATCCGCGCTTCGTGCTTGCGACCGGCGGCAGCCTCGTCACCGAGCCTGCGACCTACGAATTGCTGCTGACCTCGTGCTTCACGGTCTGGGTGCGTACCGGGCCGGACCAGCACATGAACCGCGTGATCGAGCAGGGCGATCTTCGCCCGATGGCCGAGAACGCGAAGGCGATGGACGATCTGGTTTCGATCCTGCGCAGCCGCGAGCCGCTCTACGCCAAGGCCGATCGCGTGCTCGATACCGCCGGCCGCAAACCCGAGCAGAGTCTCCGTGAGCTGACCTCGCTGATCGATTATCCGAAGGCGGTCACGTCGCGCCGTAGCGCGTAA
- a CDS encoding ABC transporter ATP-binding protein, translating into MSTTPVLAAEGINTFYGRSHILRNVSFHVNAGETVTLLGRNGMGKTTLLRTLMGLVHPASGRIALNGADVTSQRASVRARSGLALVPEGRGIFPNLTVDENLTFASRKGGWDLQRVYSVFPRLAERKHHWGNELSGGEQQMLSIGRALMTNPSIILLDEATEGLAPKLRDEIWNTVKQITASGIAAIIVDKNLTDLLALADRNTIMAKGEIVFDGTSAALRADEALIHRHLGV; encoded by the coding sequence ATGAGCACGACGCCTGTCCTCGCCGCCGAAGGCATCAATACGTTCTATGGCCGCAGTCATATTTTGCGGAACGTCAGCTTCCATGTGAACGCGGGCGAAACCGTCACGCTGCTTGGCCGCAACGGCATGGGCAAGACCACCCTGCTGCGCACGCTGATGGGCCTCGTGCATCCGGCTTCGGGCCGCATCGCATTGAACGGGGCGGACGTCACTTCGCAACGCGCTTCCGTGCGCGCGCGTTCGGGTCTGGCGCTGGTGCCGGAGGGACGCGGGATATTCCCGAACCTGACCGTCGATGAAAACCTCACCTTTGCTTCAAGGAAAGGCGGCTGGGATTTGCAGCGCGTCTATTCGGTGTTCCCGCGTCTTGCGGAGCGCAAGCATCATTGGGGCAACGAGCTTTCCGGTGGCGAACAGCAGATGCTTTCCATCGGTCGCGCGCTGATGACGAACCCCTCGATCATTCTGCTCGACGAGGCGACCGAAGGCCTCGCCCCGAAGCTGCGCGACGAAATCTGGAATACGGTGAAGCAGATCACCGCGTCGGGCATCGCGGCGATCATCGTCGACAAGAACCTGACCGACCTGCTCGCGCTCGCGGACCGCAACACGATCATGGCCAAGGGCGAGATCGTGTTCGATGGCACATCGGCGGCACTGCGCGCCGACGAAGCGCTGATCCACCGCCACCTTGGCGTCTGA
- a CDS encoding branched-chain amino acid ABC transporter ATP-binding protein/permease — MLARPSLAITLFLIALAAYALALPLFGSTFALKFITKIMVFGIFVMSLDLLIGITGLVSFGHAMFFGIGAYALYFFSPVSAGGNGLWIFPAAALLAGVTALIVGAVAVLTRGFYFIMVTLAFGQMFYSLFHDTKIAGGSDGAYINVRPVLSLAGQTFLNFSNRNALFYFCFAALIVSYLLLLWLARSPFGRVLQGIRHNEQRMGALGFNTYAYKLASFTIAGTFAGFAGVLFAAIDGYVPPQLLEWHESGLAIMMVVLGGVGTLFGPVLGAIIYSLAQDFLKSASQINAFLSMFAGPEWGKFLGSKVAAHWPIAMGLFLIAAVLSAPRGIAGFLERLFPPKPARNAGGSVAKEAHKPAPAMSLEVEKLSRAFGGLVAVNGVSVKFAPNKVHGIIGPNGAGKTTFINLLSGALKPTEGNIRLEGEEIGAKPNYAIARRGLGRSYQRTNVILAFTARENCMLAAQARKPDLFQLRDHARTENEIAVSRALRAAGIAEERADIRASNLSHGEQRQLEIAMLIASGAKLLLLDEPLAGMGPEETGRVTSLLRELSADHTIVLIEHDMDAIFTAADTLTVLVEGKLLAHGTPQEIRANAAVREAYLGDWGQERA; from the coding sequence ATGCTCGCGCGCCCTTCGCTCGCCATCACGCTGTTCCTGATCGCGCTCGCGGCCTACGCGCTGGCGTTGCCGTTATTCGGCAGCACGTTCGCGCTGAAATTCATCACCAAGATCATGGTGTTCGGCATCTTTGTGATGAGCCTCGATCTCCTGATCGGGATTACCGGTCTGGTCAGCTTCGGGCACGCGATGTTCTTCGGCATCGGCGCCTATGCGCTTTATTTCTTCTCGCCGGTTTCCGCGGGCGGTAATGGCCTCTGGATTTTCCCCGCCGCCGCGTTGCTCGCGGGCGTAACCGCATTGATCGTCGGCGCAGTCGCCGTGCTGACGCGCGGCTTCTACTTCATCATGGTGACGCTCGCCTTTGGGCAGATGTTCTATTCGCTGTTCCACGACACCAAAATCGCGGGCGGTTCCGACGGCGCCTATATCAACGTGCGCCCGGTGCTCTCGCTCGCGGGGCAGACGTTTCTCAACTTCTCGAACCGCAACGCGCTGTTCTACTTCTGCTTCGCCGCGCTGATTGTCTCCTATCTGCTGTTGCTATGGCTGGCGCGCTCGCCGTTCGGCCGCGTGTTGCAAGGCATCCGCCACAACGAGCAGCGCATGGGTGCGCTCGGCTTCAACACCTACGCCTACAAGCTCGCGAGTTTCACCATCGCGGGCACCTTCGCCGGTTTTGCGGGCGTGCTGTTCGCTGCGATCGACGGCTACGTGCCGCCGCAACTGCTGGAGTGGCACGAGTCCGGCCTTGCGATCATGATGGTGGTGCTGGGCGGCGTCGGCACGCTGTTCGGGCCGGTGCTGGGCGCAATCATCTATTCGCTCGCACAGGACTTTCTCAAGAGCGCCAGCCAGATCAACGCTTTCCTCTCGATGTTCGCCGGTCCGGAATGGGGGAAGTTTCTCGGCAGTAAAGTCGCCGCGCACTGGCCGATTGCTATGGGCCTGTTCCTGATCGCCGCCGTGCTCTCGGCGCCGCGCGGCATCGCCGGATTTCTGGAGCGGCTGTTTCCGCCGAAACCCGCACGGAACGCCGGCGGCAGCGTAGCGAAGGAAGCGCACAAACCCGCGCCCGCAATGTCGCTCGAAGTGGAGAAACTTTCCCGCGCATTCGGCGGGCTGGTCGCGGTGAACGGCGTCAGCGTGAAATTCGCGCCGAACAAGGTGCACGGCATCATCGGGCCGAACGGCGCAGGCAAGACCACATTCATCAATCTCCTGTCCGGCGCGCTGAAGCCGACCGAAGGCAACATCCGCCTCGAAGGCGAGGAAATCGGCGCGAAGCCGAACTATGCCATTGCCCGGCGCGGTCTTGGCCGTTCGTACCAGCGCACCAACGTCATCCTTGCCTTTACCGCGCGCGAGAACTGCATGCTCGCGGCGCAGGCGAGGAAGCCGGACCTGTTCCAGCTTCGCGATCATGCGCGGACGGAAAACGAAATTGCGGTAAGCCGCGCGCTGCGCGCTGCGGGCATTGCGGAAGAACGCGCCGATATTCGCGCGTCGAACCTCAGCCACGGCGAACAGCGGCAATTGGAGATCGCCATGCTGATTGCGTCGGGCGCGAAACTCCTGCTGCTCGACGAGCCGCTCGCCGGGATGGGGCCGGAAGAAACCGGCCGTGTCACGTCGCTGCTGCGCGAACTCAGCGCCGACCACACCATCGTGCTGATCGAGCACGACATGGATGCGATCTTCACCGCCGCCGATACCCTCACCGTGCTGGTGGAAGGGAAGCTGCTCGCGCATGGTACGCCGCAGGAAATCCGCGCGAATGCGGCCGTGCGCGAAGCCTATCTCGGCGACTGGGGACAGGAGCGCGCATGA
- a CDS encoding branched-chain amino acid ABC transporter permease yields MELFLIQLLNGIQYGLLIFLAASGLTLVFGIMGVINLSHGSFYMLGAYCAVTLTAATGDIFLSLALGVPLAFLFGMLIEWLFIRHLYDRDHLQQVLLTFALILIFNEVQKIVWGSHPLSVPTPSYLAWSIPISSVQNYPVYRIAVAALCVALALAMMFVIQKTRVGRIIRAGESNREMVETLGIDSRLLFRFVFAAGAALAATAGIIASPLESAYPGIGEPVLIVSFVVVVIGGIGSVKGAFVGALLIGVADALGKVFLPAFSASMIYALMAAILILRPGGLFGRTA; encoded by the coding sequence ATGGAACTGTTTCTGATTCAGCTTCTGAACGGAATTCAGTACGGGCTGCTGATTTTCCTCGCCGCCAGCGGGCTGACGCTCGTGTTCGGCATCATGGGCGTCATCAACCTCTCGCACGGCTCCTTCTACATGTTAGGCGCCTATTGCGCGGTGACGCTCACCGCCGCGACGGGTGATATTTTCCTCTCGCTCGCGCTCGGCGTACCGCTCGCTTTCCTGTTCGGCATGCTGATCGAGTGGCTGTTCATCCGTCATCTCTATGACCGCGACCACCTGCAACAGGTGCTGCTCACCTTCGCGCTCATTCTTATTTTCAACGAAGTGCAGAAGATCGTGTGGGGCAGCCACCCGTTGAGCGTGCCAACGCCCTCCTATCTGGCGTGGAGCATCCCGATCTCGTCGGTGCAGAACTATCCGGTGTACCGGATCGCGGTCGCCGCACTCTGCGTCGCGCTGGCGCTGGCGATGATGTTCGTGATCCAGAAAACGCGCGTCGGCCGCATCATCCGCGCGGGCGAATCGAACCGCGAGATGGTGGAGACGCTCGGCATCGACTCACGTCTTCTGTTTCGGTTCGTGTTCGCCGCGGGCGCGGCGCTCGCCGCCACCGCCGGCATCATCGCTTCGCCTCTGGAGAGCGCCTATCCGGGTATCGGCGAACCGGTGCTGATCGTCTCTTTCGTCGTCGTGGTGATCGGCGGGATCGGCAGCGTGAAGGGCGCATTCGTCGGCGCGTTGCTGATCGGCGTGGCGGACGCGCTCGGCAAGGTATTCCTGCCCGCGTTCTCCGCCAGTATGATCTACGCGCTGATGGCGGCGATCCTGATTTTGCGCCCCGGCGGCCTGTTCGGACGGACGGCCTAG
- a CDS encoding ABC transporter substrate-binding protein — translation MPRSPKLSRRKILKLAGASAAVAALPFARPAIAQGAPLKVGLLLPYSGTFAALGVAITNAMELYVKQQGGSLAGRKIEFVKLDDESAPPKATELTTKLIQGEKVDVLVGTVHSGVAMAMAKLAREAEIPTLIPNAGANALTRAQCAKNIFRTSFGNSQVGYATGLAMLEAGIKSVVTYTWKYAAGDESVEGFKEAFTKGGGKIIKELGLPFPNVEFQAGITEIASLKPEAVYSFYAGAGALKYIKDFSAAGLKNSIQLWGPGFLTDGVEKAAGADGDGVKTALHYVDSLDNAENKKFREDYNGAFKIFPDVYAVQGWDTTQLLDIGLKAVGGDVAKKDDLYKAMRGASFKSPRGPFKLSASQNPIQNFYLRELKGGENKFIKVAATDVSDSTAGCSIA, via the coding sequence ATGCCGCGCAGTCCGAAGCTGTCTCGTCGTAAGATTCTGAAACTCGCAGGCGCGAGCGCGGCGGTCGCCGCACTGCCGTTTGCACGCCCCGCCATCGCGCAAGGCGCGCCGCTGAAAGTCGGCCTGCTCCTGCCCTACAGCGGTACCTTCGCGGCACTCGGCGTTGCAATCACGAACGCCATGGAATTGTACGTAAAGCAGCAGGGCGGCAGCCTCGCCGGACGCAAGATCGAATTCGTGAAGCTCGACGACGAGTCCGCGCCGCCGAAGGCGACCGAACTCACCACCAAGCTGATTCAGGGCGAGAAGGTGGACGTGCTGGTCGGCACCGTTCACTCCGGCGTCGCGATGGCGATGGCGAAACTCGCACGCGAAGCTGAAATCCCGACGCTGATCCCGAACGCGGGCGCGAATGCGCTGACGCGCGCGCAATGCGCGAAGAACATCTTCCGCACTTCGTTCGGCAACAGCCAGGTCGGCTATGCGACCGGCCTTGCCATGCTGGAAGCCGGCATCAAGTCAGTCGTCACCTACACCTGGAAATATGCCGCGGGCGACGAGTCGGTCGAAGGTTTCAAGGAAGCCTTCACCAAGGGCGGCGGCAAGATCATCAAGGAACTGGGCCTGCCGTTCCCGAACGTCGAATTCCAGGCCGGCATCACCGAGATCGCCTCGCTGAAACCGGAAGCGGTGTATTCATTCTACGCGGGCGCGGGCGCGCTGAAATATATCAAGGACTTCTCGGCCGCGGGCCTGAAGAACTCGATCCAGCTCTGGGGTCCGGGCTTCCTCACCGACGGCGTCGAGAAGGCAGCCGGCGCGGACGGCGACGGCGTGAAGACCGCGCTGCATTACGTCGACTCGCTCGACAACGCGGAGAACAAGAAATTCCGCGAGGACTATAACGGCGCGTTCAAGATCTTCCCGGACGTCTACGCGGTGCAGGGCTGGGACACGACGCAACTGCTCGACATCGGCCTGAAGGCGGTCGGCGGCGACGTCGCAAAGAAGGACGATCTCTACAAGGCGATGCGCGGCGCTTCGTTCAAAAGCCCGCGCGGGCCGTTCAAGCTCTCCGCTTCGCAGAACCCGATCCAGAACTTCTACCTGCGCGAATTGAAGGGCGGCGAGAACAAGTTCATCAAGGTCGCCGCGACCGACGTTTCCGACTCGACGGCAGGCTGCTCGATCGCCTGA
- a CDS encoding ABC transporter substrate-binding protein, whose product MTASSKKRISRRTFSAGLGAAGIVAGTAPFNIVRSQNAPLKVGVLLPRSGGQAGIGQDCQRGVDVTAGLLKDLKLPALQIINADTETNVEVARSRAERLINEGAQLLVGAFDSGQSTAIAQVAEQKGIPYIINIAAAPAITEQGYKFVFRNFPTAGALLSDGFANQIEIFKAAGKAPKSAVFMHVNDTFGTAMQKGISGVMPKFPDLPYKITETIAYDAQARDLSVEIAKAKATGAEALLMVSRLNDAILLTREMVKQRWSPLAVLSMGPGWYEDQYLKTLGKLSDGPISFVPWYDPNKKLAKALEAALAKAHAGVNLNTNHVYTFEALLIAADAYKRAGSADPKALADAIRTTNIKDNVSPGDGIRFDAKGQNSFLKNSGIQNRGGKLVTVAPKVASNATAEFPMKPYDKR is encoded by the coding sequence ATGACCGCCAGTTCGAAAAAGCGCATTTCGCGACGCACCTTCAGCGCCGGTCTCGGCGCGGCAGGCATCGTTGCCGGTACGGCTCCGTTTAACATCGTCCGTTCGCAGAACGCGCCGCTGAAAGTCGGCGTGTTGCTGCCGCGTTCCGGCGGGCAGGCCGGCATCGGGCAGGATTGCCAGCGCGGCGTGGACGTCACCGCGGGTCTCCTGAAAGACCTGAAACTTCCGGCGCTGCAGATCATCAACGCCGATACCGAAACCAACGTCGAGGTCGCGCGCTCGCGCGCAGAGCGTCTCATCAACGAAGGCGCGCAGCTTCTTGTCGGCGCGTTCGACTCCGGTCAGTCCACTGCCATTGCGCAGGTCGCCGAACAGAAGGGGATTCCCTACATCATCAACATCGCGGCGGCTCCCGCGATCACGGAACAGGGCTACAAGTTCGTGTTCCGCAACTTCCCGACCGCGGGCGCGTTGCTCTCTGACGGCTTCGCCAACCAGATCGAAATCTTCAAGGCCGCGGGCAAGGCGCCGAAGTCGGCGGTGTTCATGCACGTCAACGATACCTTCGGCACGGCGATGCAGAAGGGCATCTCCGGCGTGATGCCGAAATTCCCCGATCTTCCCTACAAGATCACCGAAACCATCGCCTATGACGCGCAGGCACGCGACCTCTCGGTCGAAATCGCGAAAGCGAAGGCCACCGGCGCGGAAGCCCTGCTCATGGTCAGCCGCCTGAACGACGCCATCCTGCTCACCCGCGAGATGGTCAAGCAGCGCTGGTCGCCGCTGGCCGTGCTCTCGATGGGTCCGGGCTGGTACGAAGACCAGTATCTGAAAACGCTGGGCAAACTTTCCGACGGCCCGATCAGCTTCGTGCCCTGGTACGATCCGAACAAAAAGCTCGCGAAGGCGCTCGAAGCTGCCCTCGCAAAAGCGCATGCAGGCGTGAACCTCAACACCAACCACGTCTACACCTTCGAGGCGTTGCTCATCGCCGCGGACGCCTACAAGCGTGCCGGCTCCGCCGATCCGAAGGCGCTGGCAGACGCGATCCGCACCACGAACATCAAGGACAACGTCTCTCCGGGCGATGGCATTCGCTTCGATGCCAAGGGCCAGAACTCGTTCCTGAAGAACTCGGGTATTCAGAACCGCGGGGGCAAGCTCGTCACCGTTGCACCGAAGGTTGCTTCGAATGCGACCGCTGAATTCCCGATGAAACCCTACGACAAGCGCTAA
- a CDS encoding branched-chain amino acid ABC transporter permease gives MPVELYIKVAISGLLTGLVYGLMALGLSVIFGVVRVVNFAHGEMMTIAMYLAILLFAALGLDPLLMMLPIAVILFALGYVMQSVIISPFINRPEHSQFMLLVAVALIMVNGLLLTFGPDSKGITTSYSFDSFDLGHNIIVDAGKVYAAVAALIVTAALFAFFRLTLVGKAIRACADNYNGALVVGLNVKHLYALTFGIGAACVGAAGVMLTIVTDVTPTAGPGYTLIAFVIVITGGLGSMPGALLGGLLIGLTEALGGLILTPSAKSMFAFAILVLVLLFRPQGILGRKPA, from the coding sequence GTGCCCGTAGAGCTTTACATAAAAGTCGCGATCAGCGGCCTGTTGACCGGGTTGGTCTATGGGCTGATGGCGCTCGGACTATCCGTCATTTTCGGCGTGGTGCGCGTGGTCAATTTCGCGCATGGCGAGATGATGACGATTGCGATGTATCTCGCGATCCTGCTGTTCGCCGCGCTTGGACTCGATCCGTTGCTGATGATGCTCCCGATCGCGGTTATTTTGTTCGCGCTTGGCTATGTCATGCAGAGCGTCATCATCAGCCCGTTCATCAACCGGCCAGAGCATAGCCAGTTCATGCTGCTGGTCGCGGTCGCGCTGATCATGGTCAATGGCTTGCTGCTGACCTTCGGGCCGGATTCGAAGGGCATCACGACCTCTTATTCCTTCGATAGCTTCGATCTCGGCCACAACATCATCGTCGATGCCGGCAAGGTATACGCGGCCGTCGCGGCGCTGATCGTCACCGCCGCGCTGTTCGCCTTCTTCCGGCTGACGCTGGTCGGCAAGGCGATCCGCGCCTGCGCCGACAACTATAACGGCGCGCTCGTCGTCGGATTGAACGTGAAGCACCTCTACGCGCTCACCTTCGGTATTGGTGCAGCCTGCGTCGGCGCGGCGGGCGTGATGCTGACCATCGTCACCGACGTCACGCCGACCGCGGGACCCGGCTACACGCTGATCGCATTCGTCATCGTCATTACCGGCGGCCTCGGCTCCATGCCGGGCGCGCTACTTGGCGGCCTGCTGATCGGCCTCACCGAAGCGCTTGGAGGGCTCATCCTCACGCCGTCCGCGAAAAGCATGTTCGCCTTTGCGATTCTCGTGCTCGTCTTGCTGTTCCGCCCGCAGGGCATCCTGGGACGGAAACCGGCATGA
- a CDS encoding branched-chain amino acid ABC transporter permease: protein MRSALFDGVSRGALLALALVFAVLLAAPYIVNSYLISILITILFYAYVGQAWNIMMGFAGQLSLGHALYVGLGSYASAALYVKFGVTPWLGLWLSVAVSALAGAVIGFLAFRFGVSGVYFAILTIAFAEFARIGFEHFRYVEGTSGLFLKVENYQQNDLLNLRGSPTMFYYLLLAMTVAAFIACRLLLRSRAGYYWQAIRESPEAAEALGINTFAYKMYAVVLSAAMTSLGGVIYAFYYNNLFPHEVFGINRSIEIILGPIIGGIGTLVGPVVGAFVLTGLAEGLRDVMLRLGIDLPGVKQVFYGFCLLLVVMFLPEGIWPRIKKWLKLDAKGGA, encoded by the coding sequence ATGAGAAGTGCGTTGTTCGACGGCGTTTCCCGTGGCGCGCTGCTCGCGCTGGCGCTTGTGTTCGCGGTGTTGCTGGCCGCGCCCTACATCGTGAACAGTTATCTCATCAGCATCCTGATCACGATTCTGTTCTACGCTTATGTCGGGCAGGCGTGGAACATCATGATGGGCTTTGCGGGACAACTCTCGCTCGGCCACGCGCTTTATGTTGGCCTCGGCTCTTATGCCTCTGCCGCGCTCTATGTGAAATTCGGCGTGACGCCGTGGCTTGGTCTCTGGCTCTCGGTGGCGGTCTCGGCGCTGGCGGGCGCGGTGATCGGCTTTCTCGCCTTCCGCTTCGGCGTGTCGGGCGTCTACTTCGCGATTCTCACGATCGCGTTTGCCGAATTTGCGCGTATCGGCTTCGAGCATTTCCGTTACGTCGAAGGCACGTCGGGCCTGTTCCTCAAGGTCGAGAACTACCAGCAGAACGATCTTTTGAATCTGCGCGGCAGCCCGACCATGTTCTACTATCTGCTGCTCGCGATGACGGTAGCGGCATTCATCGCCTGCCGCCTGCTATTGCGCAGCCGCGCCGGCTATTACTGGCAGGCGATCCGCGAAAGCCCGGAAGCGGCGGAAGCGCTCGGTATCAACACCTTCGCCTACAAGATGTACGCGGTCGTGCTGTCTGCGGCGATGACCTCGCTCGGCGGCGTGATCTATGCGTTCTATTACAACAACCTGTTCCCTCACGAAGTCTTCGGCATCAACCGCTCCATTGAGATCATCCTCGGCCCCATCATCGGCGGCATCGGCACGCTAGTTGGGCCGGTGGTCGGCGCGTTCGTGCTGACGGGTCTCGCGGAAGGATTGCGCGACGTGATGCTGCGCCTCGGCATCGATCTGCCGGGCGTGAAACAGGTGTTCTACGGCTTCTGTCTGCTGCTGGTCGTGATGTTCCTGCCCGAAGGCATATGGCCGCGCATCA